A genomic segment from Lutibacter sp. A80 encodes:
- a CDS encoding DUF4288 domain-containing protein, producing MKNVEKISNKNGNWYIVEIIEKCEPVERNEKQELRRVTTWGNHHLIKADSPEKAFDKAVKLGKEAEYKFTNSDKIEMEWIFVGIGELLPVYEDIEDGAELMWNDYGFISNRRTMRMPYKKKELMKLIKPKQQPNK from the coding sequence ATGAAAAACGTAGAAAAGATTTCAAATAAAAACGGGAATTGGTACATCGTTGAGATTATTGAAAAATGCGAACCTGTTGAACGAAATGAAAAGCAAGAATTGCGAAGAGTTACAACTTGGGGAAATCATCATTTAATTAAGGCTGATTCGCCCGAAAAAGCATTTGATAAAGCTGTAAAGCTAGGAAAAGAAGCGGAATATAAATTTACGAATTCTGACAAAATAGAAATGGAATGGATTTTTGTTGGTATCGGAGAATTGTTGCCGGTTTATGAAGACATCGAAGATGGAGCGGAATTGATGTGGAATGATTACGGATTTATTAGTAATCGAAGAACAATGAGAATGCCGTATAAAAAGAAAGAGTTAATGAAATTAATAAAACCGAAACAACAACCGAATAAATAA